DNA sequence from the Leptospira limi genome:
ATTATGTGACAAGAGAACTCATGCGGTTTGTCCAATACGGGCTTCCCATCCAATTAAAAGAAAAAGATTCAGCCTACCCAGAACTTGGTCCCATCCAAAAACCATATATTTCTACCTATAGTTTGCCAACTTATACCAATGCCCTTTGTGCTTTTATTGAAATAGGATATGTGAACCGTAGCCGTGATATCAAATACTTAACACAAAACAAAAAGGAAACTGCCATCTCGCTTGCAGTCGGCATTTATTCTTTGTTTGTTGGTCTTGATGTGAAAAAAAATCCAAACCTACCTTATAACCCCAAAGGAAAAAAAGTAAATTGGGAAAGGTATGAAACATACTTTGAAGATGTATTGTAACTGTAAATGAAGCCAAAAAAAGAAACTTCTAAAGTATTACACCATACTTTATTCCCTGAGTTTATCCAACTCTACCAAAATTCTTTGGTGTCTCGTTATTCGAAAGAGAACTTAAAAAATTATCCAGAATTCCATTCTATTTCAGAAAAAACAATTCACGAACTCCTAACGTTTTTTTTAGAATACCTGTATCCTTCTTATGAAAAAAGAAAAAGGTTAGATGCCGCCTTTGACGCGTTATCTGGATTTGTAAACCATCCATCTAAAATATGGGGGATACTCGGAAACTTAGCTATGTCGATCTTTCGGTTTGGAAAACATTTTCCCATGGCATTAAAAGCTGGGATGTCTGCTCTGCATTCCTATGTGACAGCACATAGTTTTGAGGAAGAATTGGTGTTGGCACTTGATGCACAAGAGAATCCAAAAACATTTTTAGAATCCAACTTTGCCATGGAGAAACTCATTTCCTTTGTGGAAAAAGAGAAAGCAGATGCATTTCGAAAAGATGTTTGTGCTCTATTTTCGATTTTTTCTGATAAAGAACTCGTGCGAAAAATCGTTTTGATTATGGAAGATATCTTAGTGAAGATGGAATCGAAACATTCCCTTTATACGGAGAATGATAAAAATGGAATTTCACTTGGAGTTTCGATATTAAAGGAAGGTCAGAAAATTTTTGATTTATTAGAGAAACAAGAGATGGTTCTCGTTTTACAAGCGATTGATAAAATCGAAGACGAATTTTATCAAAAAGCTTGTGCGAGATTTCGAACTAAATAACTTTTGGTACCGATGGCCGGAATCGAACCGGCATGATGTTACCATCGGTGGATTTTGAATCCACTGCGTCTACCAATTCCACCACATCGGCATAATCAGTCTTCAGCTTCGATATATTTACCTTTTCCGCGGGCCACTATTTTGCCGATCTCATTTTCAATTTCAGCACGGTTTTCGATGATTTTTTTGTTCTTTTTCACAAACCATCCACGTAAGTGAAGAGGTTCATTCACCTTTGCAGGTTGTAGGAAACGAATGGTAAGTTCCCCTGTTGTGGTTTCGAAATTCATCGCTTCATTGATCTTGACCATGATCTCGTCAAGAATGGTTGAGATAATCCCTGGATGGATTTGATCTGGTAAACCCTGGTATTTTTCGGGGCAGGTGTAATCACCGAAGGCAGTTTTTGTGTCTTCATCAAATGTGATTTTTAACTGCAACCCGTCTGCATTGTCCGGAGAGGAGGCAAAGCTGAGATTTTTTTTCGCAACGGATTTCATGCCACCATGGAACGCAAGAAATTCTCTTGTGTCAAGCAGAAAAAGAACTTGCGGTCAGTTTGGCTTAAAAAGCCTCGTAAAATACTTGGAAATGCAATATTCTTTGTAAATTTCTTAAGTTACGGCTCTCTAAACCTCGAAAATAAAGAGTAGAACCCTTATATGTTAACAACCCTTATGATGTTACTCGGTCTCTCTGGTGCTGGCGCCGATCTCGATGAGATCTCTCGTCGTGAAGGGAGAGGTGAGTCCGGTGCGTCACTGAGTCCCAGGCAAAAACGTAGACTCAAACAGAAGCAAGGTGATGAAACTGATGAGCCACAAGCTCCTAAAAAAGGTGGCGGGCGGTCTTCCCGAGAGAAAGGGAACAAACAAAATAGGGGTGAGGAACTTGGTTTCCAGACAGATACCAAAAGTCCAAATGCAAAACCAAAATCATTATCCGAAAAACTATCAGACCTACCTAACTTTGAAGATGATAACGACGAACCAAGTTTAGGTGGTGATGAAAATCAAAAATCACAAAAACGGAAACGAGAAAAACAAAAGCCACCGAAATCACTAAGTGATCTTCCGTTAGGTGACTTTGGCGAAGAAAATCCCGATGTTGATGATTCACCTTCTAGGCCCAGACGAGAAAGTCCCGAGATTAGTTTCTCAGCAGATGACATCATCTCTAAAAATTCGAAGTATAGTTTCCATCGTAGGCCACTACTCAATGCAGAAGCACTTGTCGAAGCGGAACAAGTTGAGGAAGCAATTGAGATCTTTGAAAGGACTGGCAATCGTATCCCCGATGCTGACATCAAAGAAAAAATCAAAAAAAACATTCAGGATTTAGAAGAATTTTTAGAAGACAATCCAGCGAAAGGATCTGGAGAAACTGGGAAAGATGGCAAACCCCAAGACAAGGATTCTGCGAAAAAACCCAAACCAAAACCACAAGGGAATTTAGAGAAATCAGACAAAGATTTAAGTGATTTGGTGCATGCCTTAAAAGAAGTATCCGAATTATTTGCCGAATCAATTGCTCGTGCCATTCAATTTGCACAAAATGCACCACCACCTAACTTCCCTAATTTGCAAAGAGAACCAAATGTTTCTCAACCTCCACAATCTCCACAAAATTTGGGAGAATTTCCTCCACCTCCACTCCCAAAAGGAAAAAGTGATCCGCAACCTCCAAGTGGTCCACAAATCAACCAAACGGTTGAAGGTGGAAACCAATTGGTTCATCCCATTGTGTATCAATTTTTGCAATCAAGTCCACAATCTCCTGGAGTCATTGATCCAAAACTTGTTCAAAACCAAGACCAATTATTACAATCACTAAACCAAGGTTTGACTGCTGGAGGATTAACATCTTCTCCATCTGGTATTTCTATGGCACCAGCAGGTTCTGGAATTGTAGGTCCATTTT
Encoded proteins:
- a CDS encoding PaaI family thioesterase; amino-acid sequence: MKSVAKKNLSFASSPDNADGLQLKITFDEDTKTAFGDYTCPEKYQGLPDQIHPGIISTILDEIMVKINEAMNFETTTGELTIRFLQPAKVNEPLHLRGWFVKKNKKIIENRAEIENEIGKIVARGKGKYIEAED